The Gemmatimonadaceae bacterium DNA segment TCGCACGCACACCTCAGCGCGCATAAGCTCGACTTCCGACATCCTCGTCCTCTCCACCGACCCAACCCTCGCAAAGAATCGAGTCGATAGGGGACATTTCTATTTTGGAATCAAGGGGACATTATCGGTTTGGTTCAACAGTTAGTGTCAACCCGAGGTCAACACCCGTGTCAACACCCGTGTCAACACCCGATGTCAACCCACCCGAGGTGCCTACGCCCGAGGTGCCTACGCTGAATGCTGGTGACCGGGTCACCGGAGGGGAAGGTCAACCGAGAGAATCACAGATGCGAGGTGGCAGAGGCATAGACTGACAGTTGCGAGGGAGAAAACTCGAGTCAAGCCGGCGTGGTGGCGCTGTTCGGAGCGGGAATCTGATCCGCGGAACGAGTTGACAGGTAGCGCAGGAGGCCGTAGAGCATCTTCCGAACTTCGATGAGTTGTGACGTGAGAGTGAGGAAATCAGTTTCGCGGATGGCTTCCAGGTCACGCGCAGTCAGCAAGTGATACTCCAGCTCCGTGGTGGAGTTGAGAGCAATCCGCAGGAACCGCGCGAACTCGCGCCCGCTCGCCTGGCCGCTGCCCTCGACGATGTTGGCGGGAACCGACATCGCCGCACGGATCATCTGGTTCCGAAGCGAAGCGTGCTTGCTACCGCGAATCCGACCGGCGACACGATGCGTGTCCAACGCCATGATGTGCGCCTTCTGCCAGACCTTGAGATCCTTGAAATCCGACATGCCGCATCATCGCACCGCCAACAACTCACAACTAAATCGTTAAGCCGCACCAGACTTCGTTCTATCCCGAGTTGGCGGATCACAAGGCACTTCCCTCGCAGCTATCAGACTATGCCTCTGTCATCTCGCATCTGTGATTCTCTCGGTTGGTAGTTGCTTTACCCTTCCCGCCACCCTCGCATCGCCGGCAGCGTATCCCTTTTCCTCACCCCTTCCTCGAACAGCCCCAGCAAATGTGAAATGCTGTTGGCGTAGTAGCTGATCAATCCGCGATTGGCGGGCAGTACCGCGTACCCATCGCCCGACTCCACCAGCATGCGCCGCATGCTCAGCATCTTCCACGCACGGTCGAACGTCTCCTCGATCGGCCCCTCGGCCCGGATCACCCGCGCGTTCAATTCGCCGAGCACATCGCGCATGTCGCGCATCCTCTCGATCAGCCGCGCGCGTGGGATGAAGTCGCTGTCGAGTGACTGAATCGCCGCGCACGCCAGCGGCACCGGCGTAACGGGAATGATCGCGCCGATCCGGGCCATCATCTCGTCGCACAGCACCTGCACCCTCGCCAGCCGTTCGTGTCTCGGGATGGAGAAGAGCGTCTCGCCGTTCTCCTTCTGCGCGGCGATCCACGGACCGAGCGGCACCGGCTCACCGATCGTCACCGCCGCCCTGCCGTAGCGTTTCCACCTCCGCAGCACGGCGCGCGCGCTGTTCCACCACAGGTATCGGCCCACCTCGACCATCTGGACGCCGAGCGACGGAGTGCGGCGCCCTTCGCGCACCGCCAGCTCGCGGAGGAGCGATCTGTCCTCGAGCACGCGGTCGTAATTGATCGCCACCGGTACGAGAAAGATTCTGTCGCGGTACGCCTCGTCGCGCGCGGCGCCGATCATGTAGTCGAGCAGCCCGATCTTCGGCGAGTGGAGCTTGCCGTCGCGCGTGAGCCCGCCCTCCGGAAAGATCCCCTGCGTGACTCCGTTCCGCGTTATCAGCAGCACGTACTGCTCGAGTACTGTGTGATACAGCGGCTCGCGGAATTTCCTTCTGACGAAGTACGATCCGAAGCTCTTGAAGATGTACTCGAGCGGAAACGCGCGAGCCCACTCGCCGACCGCGTAGGAGATCGCCACTTGTCCCGTGAGCACGTAACCCACCAGGACGTAATCGGCGTTCGAGCGGTGGTTCATCAAATACACGACGATTGCATCCTTCGGAAGCGAATTCGCACCCGCGCTTCCGTACTGTTCCGCTGACACCTTGTAGAAAACGTTGAGCAGCGCACGGCTCACAACGTAGCCGACGCGATGGTATGCGAGGATGTTGAAGAACGGGACGATCTCGTCTATGTACTTCCCGACCGTGACCCACACCGCGGCGGGATCGACGGAGTGTTCCCTGGCGTGCACGG contains these protein-coding regions:
- a CDS encoding four helix bundle protein, with amino-acid sequence MSDFKDLKVWQKAHIMALDTHRVAGRIRGSKHASLRNQMIRAAMSVPANIVEGSGQASGREFARFLRIALNSTTELEYHLLTARDLEAIRETDFLTLTSQLIEVRKMLYGLLRYLSTRSADQIPAPNSATTPA
- a CDS encoding 1-acyl-sn-glycerol-3-phosphate acyltransferase, which encodes MALGFLTRTVNRSAIRSVRKRGSRIDRFKLTSRKSVREALLADPSIAKAVAVHAREHSVDPAAVWVTVGKYIDEIVPFFNILAYHRVGYVVSRALLNVFYKVSAEQYGSAGANSLPKDAIVVYLMNHRSNADYVLVGYVLTGQVAISYAVGEWARAFPLEYIFKSFGSYFVRRKFREPLYHTVLEQYVLLITRNGVTQGIFPEGGLTRDGKLHSPKIGLLDYMIGAARDEAYRDRIFLVPVAINYDRVLEDRSLLRELAVREGRRTPSLGVQMVEVGRYLWWNSARAVLRRWKRYGRAAVTIGEPVPLGPWIAAQKENGETLFSIPRHERLARVQVLCDEMMARIGAIIPVTPVPLACAAIQSLDSDFIPRARLIERMRDMRDVLGELNARVIRAEGPIEETFDRAWKMLSMRRMLVESGDGYAVLPANRGLISYYANSISHLLGLFEEGVRKRDTLPAMRGWREG